The window TCCGGCAAGCAACCGAGATCGTCCAAGAAAAAGGAATCGGATAGTCCGAAACCGATGCCTCAGCCAAGCTGGATTGCCCAGGGTTATGAGCATACGTCACTGTATGCCCTGCTAAAGGGGAATATTTCGAACAGACTGACGGGACAGCGAGTCTTAGCTGACTCCTTAGGTGAGCAGGCAGACCGGGTGTTTGAAACGCAGGTGAAGGAATTCGTGCATTCAGCCAGGAAAGTCGGCGCAGAACCGGTCTTATGTACCTTTGCCACTAGCCACACCAAGAAAAACTTGCCGGACGTGCCCGGAGAGGTCACGGACTTTCTGTTCCGATACAACGTGTACTTATCCCTTTCTGGATGGTTTGAGACCATCACCCGCTTTAACCAGACTCTCAAACGGGTGGCCGATGAGGAACATATCCGCCTCGTCGATTTGGATTTAGTCGTGTCGGGACACCCGGAATATTTTCGTGATTTCGTCCACTTTACCCCTGAAGGGCACCAGAAGGTGGCAGAAACCATCTATGCGGGGCTTCAGACCGAGCTCCCTCAAAGGTTCGCCAGCGAAACATCGAACGCGCACTAGAGAAACCTCGTGAACTTTAATTCTGTTGAGTTTTCAGCTTTTTTTGTCTGTGTTCTGGTTTTGTATACCGTCGTTTTTTACCGCGAACGATGGCGCGACGTTCTCTTGTTAGCAGCCAGCTATTTTTTCTACATGAGTTGGAACTGGAAGTACGCAGGATTGCTGGCATTCTCCACGATCGTCGATTACTCGGTGGGACTCGTCCTGGCACGGGAACAACGGCCTCGAGCGAGGACGTACATCCTGATCATCAGCCTGACGTCCAATCTCGGCCTGTTGGCCCTCTTCAAGTATTACAATTTCTTCATCGAGCTATCAGGGCCTGCGATCGCGATGTTCGGGTGGGACCTTTCCCTCCTGCGACACGAACTCCTGCTGCCGGTCGGCATCTCCTTTTATACGTTTCAAACAATGAGTTACACGATCGACGTGTACCGCGGGGAGCGCGTTCTGGAACGAAATTTCCTCAAGTTTGCCGTCTTTGTTGCCTTTTTCCCTCAATTGATCGCAGGCCCGATTGTGCGGGCGAAGCAATTCCTCCCACAATTGCACCACCTCCCCAACGTAACGACTCAGCGATTTCACGATGGACTCTTTCTGGTCTTCAAGGGCCTTTCCAAAAAGATCCTGATCGCCGACCTCCTGGCAACCCTGGCGGTCGACAACGTGTTCACCCATCCCCTCACGTTTTCATCCTGGGACCTGTTGATCGGTCTCTATGCGTATACATTCCAGATTTACTATGACTTTTCCGGTTACAGCGATATTGCCATCGGACTGGCAAAGATGCTGGGCTACGATCTCCCGCAGAACTTCAACCGACCCTATCTTTCACAGAATGTGCGTGAGTTTTGGACTCGCTGGCACATCTCCCTTTCTACCTGGTTGCGGGACTATCTCTATATTTCACTCGGCGGCAGCCGGGCGGCGCCATGGCGAGTCAAAATGAACCTGATGATCACCATGTTCCTGGGCGGGTTGTGGCACGGGGCTGCGCTTCATTTTATTTGCTGGGGGGTGTACCACGGTTTGCTTCTCATTTTGGCCAGACAGGGACCGAAAACCGAAGCCGTGCGCACCGCCGCCCAAAAGGTACTGCTGCAGATTGGGTGTTTCCACCTGATTGCTTTCGGCTGGCTCCTGTTTCGCGTCCAAGACCTGGACAATTTCCTCGATTTTATCCGCGGGTGGAGTCACCTGACCGGTGGCACGAGGCTGAGTGGCGTGTTTTACATCATCCTGAGCCTAGGCATACTGTTTCATGTATTCCCGGCACAAAGACTGGAGCGATTCGCGCAGTGGTGGATCATGAGACCTGTCCCGATCCAAGCCGCCACATATGGGACTCTCCTGCTGATTTATGCGGGAATGACTCTGGAAGCGCCGTCTTTTATCTATTTTCAATTCTAAGGCGGCCGGGATCGGCGAGGATCTAAAGAAACTCTCCCCCACCTCCACTCACCACAAATATGCGCGAACCGCCCCCCAGCAGATTGGTTTACCTGGACAGTTTTCGTGGCCTGGCCATCGCCATGGTAGTTGCAACCCATGCTCTCGGATACTCTCACCTTGATCAAGAAAGTGAGCAACTCCTGGGGTTTCTCTCTCGAACCATCGCGGTGCCGGTATTTTTTCTGGTCGATGGAATTCTGTTCGCGTTAGGGCATCAAGAGCAGACGACCTTCGACTGTGCGGCTTATGTCCGCAAGAGTGCGCGACGCTTACTTTTGCCCTGGGTGGTGTTCACCGTTTTCTATTGCGCCCTGCGCATTCCCTTTGAGTACATCGATAACAGCTCCGCGCATGTCGTGTATGGCCAGACCTGGCAAGAGATCGCCTTGGCTGCCTATCTCTCCTCGTTCTCATCTCAAATGTATTTTCTGCTCTCCCTTTTTCTTATCCGTGCCTTTTCGAAGGTCACCTATCGCGTGATACATGCACGCTCGCCGCATCGGACCGTCACCGCCCTGGTCTATATCGCCATTTTTCACACCGCACCGATTCAACCGTGGTTTCACCCGGGGCTTGACCCCGTCTACCATGCGCTCTGGGGAATGCAGTTCTATCTTGTCGGTCTGGCACTCCAGCCTTTCACCCCGCTCTGGATGGCCCAAGGGCGCTGGTTATCGGGAACCGCCATTGCACTAGGTTTCCTGATCGCATCTTTCTTTCAAGGCATGGCTCTTTACAGCCAATTTCTATTGTTGTTGGGCTGCTATCTATTATTTATTTCGAACCCCACCCGCTTCCAATTCCTCTCCAGCTTGGGACGAAGATCAATGGGAATTTACCTTGTACATATCCCTCTGATCATGAAAATATTCTCTTTGCTGCTCGCGCGAGTGCTATCCCCAACCTCTCCGATGTTCTTCGTCGTTCTTTCAACCGCAACCTTGTACGCTTCTGCCTTCCTGACAAGCATAATTCTTCAGCATCCCTATGGCCGGACAATACTGGGTGAACCGCTGAACTCCTCCTCTAGCGTCGGCTCCAAACGGTAGCCACATTACTCGGCCAACTTGCCTCTGAATTTCCTGGCATTTCCTGCTCCCGGTGAGTGACGTAAGGTCGAAAAAGTGGACGCCTTCAACCTACAATCAGAGGTCTGGAGGTGTGCCATGGAACGGGTTCCCCGACAGAAGTACACGAAGGAGTTCCGGGAGCAGGCGGTGCGCCTCGTGCTTGAACAGGACTTGACGACTCCGGAGGCTGCGAGACGACTGACGATGTCGGACAAGACGCTTGCAAACTGGGTGTTTCGAGCTCGGCGTGGCCAGCTCGCGACACTGGGAGAGAGCCGACGGTCCCTGACGGAGTTGGAGGCCGAGGTCTCTCGGCTGAAACGCGAACTTGCCGAGGCGCGGATGGAGCGTGACATCCTAAAAAAAGCCACCGCGTACTTTGCCAAGGCGCAGCTGCCCGGTACGCGCTCATGAGGACGCTGCGTCCCCAGTATCCTCTGCATCTCTTGTGTCGGGTGCTGGAGGTGTCCCGAAGTGGGTATTATGCGTGGCGGAACCGCCGCCCCTCGAAACGGGCCCAAGAGAACGCACGGCTAGAAGTGGCGATCCAGGCCGCGCATGTGCGCACCCGGCAGACCTACGGACCGGTACGCCTCCAGACGGAATTGCGGGACGACGGGTTCCCCGCTGGGATCGGGCGCATCAAGCGGCTGCGC is drawn from Nitrospira sp. ND1 and contains these coding sequences:
- a CDS encoding SGNH/GDSL hydrolase family protein, yielding MEIRAHSRGFDTIAFGSFQRQNVAKTETPLPPTSTLAALASDTPEKTTGEMRYWIASSSHAEDSYLSRDIIFPSRLEILLQRPGATITVINASHAGMDIEANRGDLESRGAREKPDVVILYQMSTQITKLSKQLLSGKQPRSSKKKESDSPKPMPQPSWIAQGYEHTSLYALLKGNISNRLTGQRVLADSLGEQADRVFETQVKEFVHSARKVGAEPVLCTFATSHTKKNLPDVPGEVTDFLFRYNVYLSLSGWFETITRFNQTLKRVADEEHIRLVDLDLVVSGHPEYFRDFVHFTPEGHQKVAETIYAGLQTELPQRFASETSNAH
- a CDS encoding MBOAT family protein encodes the protein MSWNWKYAGLLAFSTIVDYSVGLVLAREQRPRARTYILIISLTSNLGLLALFKYYNFFIELSGPAIAMFGWDLSLLRHELLLPVGISFYTFQTMSYTIDVYRGERVLERNFLKFAVFVAFFPQLIAGPIVRAKQFLPQLHHLPNVTTQRFHDGLFLVFKGLSKKILIADLLATLAVDNVFTHPLTFSSWDLLIGLYAYTFQIYYDFSGYSDIAIGLAKMLGYDLPQNFNRPYLSQNVREFWTRWHISLSTWLRDYLYISLGGSRAAPWRVKMNLMITMFLGGLWHGAALHFICWGVYHGLLLILARQGPKTEAVRTAAQKVLLQIGCFHLIAFGWLLFRVQDLDNFLDFIRGWSHLTGGTRLSGVFYIILSLGILFHVFPAQRLERFAQWWIMRPVPIQAATYGTLLLIYAGMTLEAPSFIYFQF
- a CDS encoding acyltransferase, coding for MREPPPSRLVYLDSFRGLAIAMVVATHALGYSHLDQESEQLLGFLSRTIAVPVFFLVDGILFALGHQEQTTFDCAAYVRKSARRLLLPWVVFTVFYCALRIPFEYIDNSSAHVVYGQTWQEIALAAYLSSFSSQMYFLLSLFLIRAFSKVTYRVIHARSPHRTVTALVYIAIFHTAPIQPWFHPGLDPVYHALWGMQFYLVGLALQPFTPLWMAQGRWLSGTAIALGFLIASFFQGMALYSQFLLLLGCYLLFISNPTRFQFLSSLGRRSMGIYLVHIPLIMKIFSLLLARVLSPTSPMFFVVLSTATLYASAFLTSIILQHPYGRTILGEPLNSSSSVGSKR